In a genomic window of Streptomyces sp. NBC_01231:
- a CDS encoding ROK family transcriptional regulator: MKRTSRDIRTANRYEVLRQIIAASPTSRQELAAATGLSLATVATLVGELLDLRMITEVGFEDSAGGRPRGLVAVNASGGALIGVDIAETYVHVELFDLGLNVLARADEDVRPGESRPEQVVGHVVAAVGSVVAQAGIEGARVLGVGVSVPGQVDRATGISEYAPNWDWHDVPLLDLLTEYIAYPLYLDNPLRACAVAELWFGAARGRGNAVVVNLGTGVGAGLVLGGGLHRGVSNSAGEWGHTTIVLDGRPCRCGNHGCVETYVGAPGIMLNLRERSPDSALLHPEDQTATVAALARGMAEHDPVAIEVVRDTARYLGAGIADLVNVFNPEVVVLSSWVAAALGEPLVAEVREAVARHALPRPMAATEIVLSPIPSDPACLGAATFALEGALQSVSQRSPKRPAAARSRTARPS; the protein is encoded by the coding sequence GGCGGCCGCCACCGGCCTGAGCCTCGCGACGGTCGCCACACTCGTCGGCGAGCTGCTCGACCTCCGGATGATCACGGAGGTCGGGTTCGAGGACTCGGCGGGCGGCCGGCCCCGCGGCCTGGTCGCCGTCAACGCGTCGGGCGGAGCGCTGATCGGCGTCGATATCGCGGAGACGTATGTCCATGTCGAGCTGTTCGACCTCGGGCTGAACGTCCTGGCCCGCGCCGACGAGGACGTGCGCCCCGGCGAGAGCCGCCCCGAGCAGGTGGTCGGCCATGTCGTCGCCGCCGTCGGCTCGGTGGTCGCGCAGGCCGGGATCGAGGGCGCCCGGGTGCTCGGCGTCGGGGTGAGCGTGCCGGGTCAGGTGGACCGGGCCACCGGCATCTCGGAGTACGCGCCCAACTGGGACTGGCACGACGTGCCGCTGCTCGACCTACTCACCGAGTACATCGCCTACCCCCTCTACCTGGACAATCCGCTGCGCGCCTGCGCGGTGGCCGAGCTGTGGTTCGGGGCCGCGCGCGGGCGCGGGAACGCCGTGGTGGTGAACCTCGGGACCGGGGTGGGGGCCGGGCTGGTGCTGGGCGGCGGGCTCCACCGGGGCGTGAGCAACAGCGCCGGCGAGTGGGGCCACACCACGATCGTCCTGGACGGACGCCCCTGCCGCTGCGGCAACCACGGCTGCGTGGAGACGTACGTCGGCGCGCCCGGCATCATGCTGAACCTGCGGGAGCGCAGCCCGGACAGCGCGCTGCTGCACCCCGAGGACCAGACGGCCACCGTCGCCGCGCTGGCCCGGGGGATGGCCGAGCACGACCCGGTGGCGATCGAGGTGGTTCGGGACACCGCCCGTTACCTGGGCGCGGGCATCGCCGACCTGGTCAACGTGTTCAACCCGGAGGTGGTCGTGCTCAGCAGCTGGGTCGCGGCCGCACTCGGCGAACCCCTGGTCGCCGAGGTGCGCGAGGCCGTGGCCCGGCACGCGCTGCCGCGGCCGATGGCCGCCACCGAGATCGTCCTCTCCCCCATCCCCTCGGACCCGGCCTGCCTGGGCGCCGCGACCTTCGCGCTCGAAGGTGCGCTCCAGTCGGTGAGCCAGCGCTCCCCGAAACGCCCCGCGGCCGCGCGGAGCCGCACCGCACGGCCTTCTTGA